DNA sequence from the Hoylesella buccalis ATCC 35310 genome:
ATGAGTGGGAATAATACAGTAAGTGAAACGCTAGGAGCGAATGTTACAGAGTTGGGTAAAAAGGTTAGTATCACAGTTGACGGGAAAGCGCGTAATGCGTGGGAAACCGTGAAATATTGTGTGGAAAAGTTGGAAGCATTAGGTTATACTTTACAACCAAATTATGCAGACAATTTCACTATTAGCAACCAGAACTCTAAGGAGAACATCTTTACACGTCCTAATGATGACAAGACTTACCGGTATTATGATTATAACTTAATGCGCTCGTTGCACTACAACCATGCGGGCGCTATCGGGTATAGTGGTTGGAACGGTGCCTGTGCCACTGTGTTTGCCATGAATGTTTATGGATATGGAACGGCTGATGTTGACCCCCGTCTAAAGCTTAACTATTATACGGATAAGGACTACATGGAAGATACGGGTAAAGCTGTGGAGGACGGAGCTACAGGACAAGATCTTGAATATTTGCCTCTCAAGCCACAGGTTGACTTCCCCGCAGATGCCAACGCGCATGACGTGAAATGTGCGGGAGCGCGCATGAAGAAGTATCAACTTGACCTTACTTCGAGTACAAATGGTATTACAAACAATGACCTTGTGGTATGGCGCTACGCAGATGCGTTGCTGTTAAAGGCCGAGGCTGAATATCGTTTGGGTAATACGGGTGCGGCATTAGCTGCCATCAACACTGTTCGGGCACGTGTTGGCGCCCCAGCATTGACCTCTCTTACACTGAATGTTATTTCGAATGAACGTTTGAAAGAACTAGCTTGGGAGGGTGTGCGTCGTATGGATGCCATCCGATATGGTATCTTCACGCAGCCTACAAAAGATCGGTATGAGGGTGTGTGGCACAATGCTGTAGCAGGAAACTATCTGAATGATACACAAGGTTATACCACCATCTTCCCCATTCCTTATGATGTGATGAGCTTGAATAAGAATTTGAAGCAAAATCCTGGTTATTGAGTAAAATCAATCTGAGTGAAAATTGTTAGTGGATTGCCTGCAAAGCCCCAGTGAATGTGTGTTTCTATGACACGGTTAGTCATTCGCGGAGCTGACCATTGATGGTTTTATTCTCACGTCGATGTGGCTTTGCTGGGGTTCACCTGTATCTTTCATGTATATATGACGCATCTCCCGAGTATATATAAAAGGTAATGGCGATAATCAACTTGCTTTA
Encoded proteins:
- a CDS encoding RagB/SusD family nutrient uptake outer membrane protein, encoding MKKYIFGTLLLSTALLSGCSLDETPKSAFSEEEAFKSSTLIYANSVANVYSSIQNYIYGQDAGSIHTLQQYSSDESMIPGRQGDWVDGGKWQNFFLHNFDSSVDMYRNIWNQIYTIIGQSNKGIDKLNGLQNNEDAATYVYELRALRAIFYYYLMDLWGQVPLVTSSKINTNDVVQSNRADVFKFVVSELEACLPHLADDMSQNEGKYYGRITKPVVYMCLVKCAMNSPLYTINPTSATSYQAFVGNDMSGNNTVSETLGANVTELGKKVSITVDGKARNAWETVKYCVEKLEALGYTLQPNYADNFTISNQNSKENIFTRPNDDKTYRYYDYNLMRSLHYNHAGAIGYSGWNGACATVFAMNVYGYGTADVDPRLKLNYYTDKDYMEDTGKAVEDGATGQDLEYLPLKPQVDFPADANAHDVKCAGARMKKYQLDLTSSTNGITNNDLVVWRYADALLLKAEAEYRLGNTGAALAAINTVRARVGAPALTSLTLNVISNERLKELAWEGVRRMDAIRYGIFTQPTKDRYEGVWHNAVAGNYLNDTQGYTTIFPIPYDVMSLNKNLKQNPGY